The following proteins are co-located in the Haloarcula marismortui ATCC 43049 genome:
- a CDS encoding redoxin domain-containing protein, which produces MLSEGTAAPLFELPALVDGDCQRVELSDYLGEDVVILAFYPADFNPACDDTSCDLDELDLFTMQKDVTILGISPDSVYSHRAFADRYGLKVPLLSDTDHDVAREYGLDFIDDIGQQLIERAVVVIDHDGDVQYAWSTDNLQQLPRVGEIKDAIADTGGDDTAFARYRVGHAHYTEGRRAFTSAMGAFRESEWMVAQGDFQQAREEFADAEDHFDTAVRFVDDESLKPIYEDTKTKANSLWQASDWLTQAARAYSSGDGAEGQQLRDDAERPLEAARGYKEPPDPDGPWPPDLETLKKETDNDRPTFLTQDETAVDTSLDVDIDAEVERTDNELTETASSATESLESTPSSEAADAADDIRDTADDPTAESTEGTTTGTATQSTNPPTATNDATAHADQSTAAEPDASSVDDASPESAPTPDGEGELSDVDDADIEEIQAELAASEAENEPTDPLDEAPTAMVEEPPDTVGSADDDTSTQDASDGEQSTPDASSDAATDSETETDDAVELDLADPMADGDGGDTGESADPEQAADSVPDAADETSDAESDRDTGDEPEPGP; this is translated from the coding sequence GTGCTTTCAGAGGGGACGGCGGCACCACTGTTCGAACTGCCGGCGCTCGTCGATGGCGACTGCCAGCGAGTCGAACTATCCGACTATCTTGGCGAGGACGTGGTCATCCTTGCGTTCTATCCGGCGGATTTCAATCCGGCCTGTGACGACACGTCCTGTGATCTGGACGAACTCGACCTCTTTACGATGCAGAAGGACGTGACGATCCTGGGCATCAGCCCGGATTCGGTGTATAGCCACCGGGCCTTCGCCGACCGCTACGGCCTGAAAGTCCCGCTCCTGTCCGACACTGACCACGATGTCGCCCGTGAGTACGGACTCGACTTTATCGACGATATCGGCCAGCAACTGATCGAGCGCGCTGTCGTCGTCATCGACCACGACGGCGACGTGCAGTACGCCTGGAGTACCGACAACCTCCAGCAACTCCCTCGTGTCGGGGAAATCAAGGACGCTATCGCCGACACCGGTGGCGACGACACCGCGTTCGCCCGCTACCGCGTCGGCCACGCCCACTACACTGAGGGACGGCGCGCGTTCACGTCGGCGATGGGGGCCTTCCGGGAGTCGGAGTGGATGGTCGCACAGGGCGACTTCCAGCAGGCACGCGAGGAGTTCGCCGACGCCGAAGACCACTTCGACACCGCTGTCCGGTTCGTCGACGACGAGTCCCTGAAACCGATCTACGAGGACACAAAGACGAAGGCGAACTCGCTGTGGCAGGCCAGCGACTGGCTCACACAGGCCGCTCGCGCCTACTCTAGCGGGGACGGTGCCGAGGGCCAGCAACTCCGGGACGACGCAGAGCGGCCGCTTGAAGCTGCCCGCGGCTACAAGGAACCACCCGACCCCGACGGTCCGTGGCCGCCAGATCTGGAGACACTGAAAAAAGAGACGGACAACGACCGGCCGACGTTCCTCACACAGGACGAGACCGCTGTGGATACCTCGCTCGACGTAGACATCGACGCAGAAGTCGAGCGGACAGACAACGAGCTGACAGAGACGGCGTCGTCGGCTACCGAGTCGCTGGAGTCGACGCCGTCATCTGAAGCCGCCGATGCGGCCGACGACATACGAGACACAGCCGACGATCCGACGGCAGAATCGACCGAGGGGACGACGACGGGGACAGCTACCCAGTCAACGAATCCACCGACCGCAACCAACGACGCGACCGCTCACGCGGACCAGTCGACAGCGGCGGAACCCGATGCCTCGTCGGTTGACGATGCCTCACCGGAGTCGGCACCGACGCCTGACGGCGAGGGTGAGCTTTCGGATGTCGACGACGCTGATATCGAGGAGATTCAGGCCGAACTGGCCGCCAGCGAAGCTGAGAACGAGCCGACGGACCCGCTGGACGAGGCCCCGACCGCGATGGTTGAAGAGCCTCCCGACACGGTCGGCAGCGCGGACGACGACACCTCGACACAGGACGCGTCGGACGGCGAGCAGTCGACCCCCGACGCGTCATCGGACGCCGCCACTGACTCCGAGACGGAGACTGACGACGCAGTCGAACTGGATCTGGCCGACCCGATGGCCGACGGTGACGGCGGCGACACGGGAGAATCAGCCGACCCCGAGCAAGCTGCCGATTCGGTCCCGGACGCGGCTGACGAGACATCCGACGCGGAGAGCGATAGAGACACGGGTGACGAACCCGAACCAGGCCCGTGA
- a CDS encoding nuclear transport factor 2 family protein, with protein sequence MTRPALRQRTRAYYDAIDGDDYDQLASLLAPSFVHDRPDRTIEGRDRFVQFMREERPQTDTTHPLDGLYCRQKDSAVEPADSDDATTAAVIARGRLLDAEGECIVGFVDVFTFAGDDIERIETYTR encoded by the coding sequence GTGACGCGACCTGCTCTCCGTCAGCGGACGCGGGCCTACTACGACGCCATCGACGGCGACGACTACGACCAGTTGGCCTCGCTGCTCGCCCCGTCGTTCGTCCACGACCGCCCCGACCGGACCATCGAAGGCCGGGACCGGTTCGTACAGTTCATGCGTGAGGAACGACCCCAGACAGACACCACGCATCCGCTCGACGGCCTTTACTGTCGCCAGAAAGACAGCGCGGTTGAGCCGGCCGACAGCGACGACGCGACGACGGCGGCAGTCATTGCTCGCGGCCGCTTGCTCGATGCTGAAGGCGAGTGCATCGTCGGGTTCGTCGATGTGTTCACCTTCGCTGGGGACGACATCGAGCGAATAGAGACGTACACGCGCTGA
- a CDS encoding class I SAM-dependent DNA methyltransferase translates to MLDDAFGQMVLDFHRGDLAERPRYRRDDDDLTEAHLSGYFEPPSAWHPIEQNLFSAVTGRVLDAGCGVGRHTLPLQERGHSVLAVDRSPGAVAVARERGVTRPVVGDLRRPPGNGFETVVALGKQLGLGSSLADLRTTLTELAAVTQPGGRLVADMDTLDRAEPETDAAHRTQPGVAYRTFRVEYDGLAGPWTDLLLVTPSEFRDAVSETPWTMDTLVGTETDGSMYGVQLSLPGQ, encoded by the coding sequence ATGCTGGACGACGCTTTCGGGCAGATGGTACTGGACTTCCACCGCGGGGACCTCGCCGAACGGCCCCGCTATCGCCGCGACGACGACGATCTGACTGAAGCACATCTTTCGGGCTACTTCGAGCCGCCATCGGCGTGGCATCCCATCGAACAGAACCTGTTCTCGGCGGTGACGGGCCGTGTCCTCGACGCCGGCTGTGGCGTCGGGCGACACACGCTTCCACTACAGGAGCGCGGCCACAGCGTGCTGGCCGTCGACCGGAGTCCGGGAGCCGTCGCGGTTGCCCGCGAGCGCGGCGTCACGCGTCCCGTGGTCGGCGACCTCCGACGGCCGCCGGGCAACGGATTCGAGACGGTCGTTGCCCTTGGCAAACAACTCGGCCTCGGCAGTTCGCTGGCCGACCTCCGGACGACGCTCACCGAACTGGCGGCGGTGACACAGCCCGGTGGCCGACTCGTCGCCGACATGGACACGCTCGACCGGGCAGAGCCGGAGACTGACGCGGCCCACCGCACCCAGCCCGGTGTCGCTTACCGGACCTTCCGCGTCGAGTACGACGGGCTGGCCGGCCCGTGGACCGACCTGTTGCTGGTCACGCCGTCGGAGTTCCGCGACGCGGTCAGCGAAACGCCGTGGACCATGGACACGCTCGTCGGGACCGAGACCGACGGGTCGATGTACGGCGTTCAGCTGTCGCTGCCCGGACAGTAA
- the serS gene encoding serine--tRNA ligase, giving the protein MLSRQFVREHPETVRDAIERKGVTGVDLDEILDIDEEWRELKAEGDGLRQERNEVSSKIGELKQDGKDEEAQEAIDRSQELKDELQDIEERADELESQLEEALLELPNIPHESVPTGEGEADNVERYREGFDDLRDLPDEVVPHYDLGEDLDLLDFERGAKVSGGGYQFVKGEGARLEHALIQFMLDVHREQEYVDVLPPIPVNSDSMEGTGQLPKFAEDAYRVGARQDDDYDSDDLWLLPTAEVPVTNMYRGEILLDDDLPVKHQAFSPNFRREAGEHGTETRGYVRVHQFHKVELVNFVRPENSYDRLESLLDEAAEVLDRLELPYRVLDMCTGDMGFTQAKKYDIEVWAPGDDMEDGPDRGGRWLEVSSVSNFEDFQARRAGLRYRPERHESADYLHTLNGSGLAVPRVLVAIMEYYQNDDGTITVPEPLRPYMGGQEVIEGSEKIGESAVGAGEKE; this is encoded by the coding sequence ATGTTATCGAGACAGTTCGTCCGGGAGCACCCCGAGACGGTCCGTGACGCTATCGAGCGGAAGGGCGTCACGGGCGTCGACCTCGACGAAATCCTCGACATAGACGAGGAGTGGCGGGAACTGAAAGCCGAAGGCGACGGGCTCCGACAGGAGCGCAACGAGGTGTCGAGCAAGATCGGCGAGCTCAAGCAGGACGGCAAGGACGAAGAGGCCCAGGAGGCCATCGACCGCTCGCAGGAACTCAAAGACGAACTGCAGGATATCGAGGAGCGCGCCGACGAACTGGAGTCCCAGTTGGAAGAGGCGCTGCTAGAACTGCCGAACATTCCCCACGAGTCGGTCCCGACCGGCGAGGGCGAGGCCGATAACGTCGAGCGCTACCGCGAGGGGTTCGACGACCTCCGGGACCTGCCCGACGAAGTGGTGCCCCACTACGACCTCGGCGAGGATCTGGACCTGCTCGACTTCGAGCGCGGCGCGAAGGTGTCCGGCGGCGGCTACCAGTTCGTCAAGGGCGAGGGGGCACGTTTGGAACACGCCCTCATCCAGTTCATGCTGGACGTCCACCGCGAACAGGAGTACGTCGACGTGCTTCCGCCGATTCCCGTCAACTCCGATTCGATGGAAGGGACCGGCCAGCTTCCGAAGTTCGCCGAGGACGCCTACCGCGTCGGAGCCAGACAGGACGACGACTACGACAGCGATGACCTGTGGCTGCTCCCGACGGCGGAGGTGCCGGTCACCAACATGTACCGCGGCGAAATTTTACTTGATGACGACCTGCCGGTCAAACATCAGGCGTTCTCGCCGAACTTCCGCCGCGAGGCCGGCGAGCACGGGACCGAGACGCGGGGGTACGTCCGCGTCCACCAGTTCCACAAGGTGGAACTCGTCAACTTCGTCCGGCCCGAGAACAGCTACGACCGGCTTGAGAGCCTGCTTGACGAGGCCGCCGAAGTGCTCGACCGCCTCGAACTGCCCTACCGCGTGCTCGACATGTGTACCGGCGACATGGGCTTTACACAGGCGAAAAAGTACGACATCGAGGTGTGGGCACCCGGCGACGACATGGAGGACGGTCCCGACCGCGGCGGCCGCTGGCTCGAAGTCTCCTCGGTGTCGAACTTCGAGGACTTCCAGGCGCGCCGCGCCGGCCTGCGCTACCGCCCCGAACGCCACGAATCCGCCGACTACCTCCATACGCTGAACGGCTCCGGACTCGCCGTCCCGCGTGTCCTCGTCGCCATCATGGAGTACTACCAGAACGACGACGGAACCATCACCGTGCCCGAGCCGCTCCGCCCGTACATGGGCGGCCAGGAAGTCATCGAGGGCTCCGAGAAAATCGGTGAGAGCGCCGTCGGAGCCGGCGAGAAAGAGTAG
- a CDS encoding universal stress protein has protein sequence MYDAVLVPTDGSEGSATAAEHAIDLAQRHDARLYALHVLETEQVVDQIPEFEDSSIFDRLADAGQQAVDDLRAQAEDAGIDTVTTAVKQGVPHEEVVDYVERHDIDVVVMATEGRTGPSRELIGSVTESVVRASPVPVLAVKVGGEA, from the coding sequence ATGTACGACGCCGTACTCGTTCCGACCGACGGCTCCGAGGGGTCCGCCACCGCGGCCGAACACGCCATCGACCTCGCACAGCGCCACGATGCGAGGCTGTACGCGCTGCACGTCCTCGAAACCGAGCAGGTAGTCGACCAGATTCCCGAGTTCGAGGACAGCAGCATCTTCGACCGCCTCGCCGACGCCGGCCAGCAGGCCGTCGACGACCTGCGCGCGCAGGCCGAAGACGCCGGCATCGACACGGTGACAACGGCGGTCAAGCAGGGCGTTCCCCACGAGGAAGTCGTAGACTACGTCGAACGCCACGATATCGACGTCGTCGTGATGGCGACGGAGGGGCGAACCGGGCCATCTCGGGAACTCATCGGCAGCGTCACCGAGTCGGTCGTTCGGGCCTCGCCGGTGCCGGTGCTGGCCGTCAAGGTCGGCGGCGAGGCATAG
- a CDS encoding MBL fold metallo-hydrolase, translating to MGIGDVHEVTVGDCIDVHYVDVGMYGVAEYGPVYIIDAERPALVDTGTGARHETILSAMESVGIAPEDLEVIAATHVHLDHAGGAGYLAEDCPNATVYVHESGKRHLVDPERLWEGTKHAVGDQIEFYGKPIPVAEDRIETLTDGDVIDLGDHSLETLHAPGHAPHQVVFYDPAIDGVFTADAAGIYNPSTDEMHVTTPPVNFTLDQALDDVAMIQDLDPDILMFGHFGAVETGDKLETYTEILPEWVAEVERKREELDDDEAVIDYFVERADTDTWGERKGRAEMRLNVRGVLVALDNRDE from the coding sequence ATGGGAATCGGTGACGTTCACGAGGTGACGGTCGGGGACTGCATAGATGTCCACTACGTCGACGTCGGGATGTACGGCGTCGCCGAGTACGGGCCCGTCTACATAATCGACGCCGAGCGACCGGCGCTGGTCGACACCGGCACCGGCGCGCGACACGAAACCATCCTCTCGGCGATGGAGTCGGTCGGGATCGCGCCCGAGGATCTGGAAGTCATCGCGGCGACCCACGTCCATCTGGACCACGCCGGCGGAGCCGGCTACCTCGCCGAGGACTGCCCGAATGCGACGGTGTACGTCCACGAGTCAGGCAAGCGCCACCTCGTCGACCCCGAGCGGCTCTGGGAGGGGACCAAACACGCCGTCGGTGACCAGATCGAGTTCTACGGCAAGCCGATCCCGGTCGCCGAAGACCGTATCGAGACGCTAACTGACGGCGACGTGATCGACCTAGGTGACCACTCCCTCGAAACTCTGCACGCGCCGGGCCATGCGCCACATCAGGTCGTCTTCTACGACCCTGCCATCGACGGTGTGTTCACCGCCGACGCTGCCGGCATCTACAACCCGTCGACCGACGAGATGCACGTCACGACCCCGCCGGTCAACTTCACGCTCGACCAGGCGCTCGACGACGTGGCGATGATACAGGACCTCGACCCGGACATCCTCATGTTCGGCCACTTCGGTGCCGTCGAAACCGGCGATAAGCTGGAAACATACACCGAGATACTACCTGAATGGGTCGCCGAGGTCGAGCGAAAACGCGAGGAACTGGACGACGACGAGGCGGTCATCGATTACTTCGTCGAGCGGGCCGACACCGATACCTGGGGCGAGCGAAAGGGCCGCGCCGAGATGCGCCTGAACGTCCGCGGCGTCCTCGTGGCGCTCGATAACCGGGACGAATAG